Proteins encoded in a region of the Fusibacter sp. A1 genome:
- a CDS encoding cob(I)yrinic acid a,c-diamide adenosyltransferase, translating into MKIYTKTGDSGQTSLYDMHRVYKDDIRVESYGTIDELNSSLGLAKNFINDEPIFEHIEWIQRMLFDVAGELATREGSKFPERVNAADIQKLESWIDEYIDKMGRDSAFQFILPGSNKASASLHVARTVCRRAERRMISLSKEADISVEVMKFVNRLSDCIYTFARFLEDDITLIEFKTE; encoded by the coding sequence CACAGAGTTTATAAGGATGATATTAGGGTTGAGTCTTATGGGACTATCGATGAACTGAATTCGAGCTTAGGGCTTGCTAAGAATTTTATCAATGACGAACCGATTTTTGAACATATCGAATGGATTCAGAGAATGCTTTTCGATGTAGCAGGTGAGCTTGCCACTAGAGAGGGTTCTAAGTTTCCGGAACGGGTGAATGCGGCAGATATTCAAAAGCTTGAATCATGGATTGATGAGTACATCGATAAAATGGGTAGAGATAGCGCATTTCAGTTCATTTTACCGGGATCAAACAAAGCATCGGCATCGCTGCATGTAGCACGTACCGTATGCAGAAGGGCTGAACGCAGAATGATATCTTTGAGTAAGGAGGCTGACATCTCTGTCGAGGTGATGAAATTTGTAAACCGTCTGTCGGATTGCATCTACACCTTTGCAAGGTTCCTTGAAGATGACATCACACTAATCGAATTTAAGACTGAGTAA